TTTTTTTGCTTCGGTAACGAAACTTCCGGTTTCAATTTCACCTTCGTAATCGAAATAAATAAAGTATGGATTATGGCGGCTATAAACATTATATACCGAAAGATTCCAGGAAGATTGATAGTTTTTCTTTTTTTTACGGAAATACGAAATCGAAAGATCAAGTCTGTGATAAGGCTCCATTCTGTACGAATTTCTATCGCCATATTCATTGACTATTTCACCACCAATAAAATATCTTGCAATGGGCAAAGTAGCAGTATTTCCGGTTGCATAAACAAAAACAGCGGAAGCCGTCCATTTATCGTTAAATTTATAGGTAGTAATTATCGACAAATCGTGCCTTCTGTCGTATTTTGCAGGAAAATTTTTCCCATCGAAAAGTTCCGGAAAAATTCGAGTGGTTTTTGAAAGTGTATAACCAATCCAGCCGGTGGTTTTGCCGAGCGACTTTTTCAGGAAAACTTCCATTCCGTATGATTCGCCTTCACCAAAAGTGAAATTATTATCCGGATTGTCGGCAACATTATCGCCAGGCGTTGCTCCATCTTTATATTCAATTTGATTTTCCAGTTTTTTATAATAAAATTCAACGGAAGTTTCGAACATATTTTTATGGAAATTCCTGAAATATCCTATTGCATATTGTATCCCAAACTGAGGAACAACTATGTCGGAGCTTGGAACCCACAAATCTGTTGGCATAGAAACCGACGAAATTGTAGCAAGATGAATATATTGATAATTTTGTGTAAATGAAGCTTTTATAGAAGAATTGTCGTCAAGTGAATATCTTAAAGAAAATCGTGGTTCAATATGATTGTAATGAACAACTTCTTCGCCTGCATCGTAATGAATTGAATCGGTAGTAATTCCTCTGTCATCTTTTATATACCTGTCAAATGGCCCAACTTGCTGAAAATATGTAGCACGCAATCCGGCATTAATTTTTAGTTTGTCGCTTAGGTCGAATTCATCGCAAATATAAATTGCAGCATCGTTGGCATATTGTTTCATTCTTTCGTCTGAATTATAATCGACCTCACCAACTTTTGCCGAAACACTGCTTGGTATAAATTTATGACGAATGAGATTTGTCCCGAATTTGATATTGTGATTAATATTTGGGAAATATGAAAAATCAACTTTCAAATTATAATCGGTGATTCCCGAAAACAACTTCATTTCAAAATCTTCCTGAATCACGTCGAAACTAAACTGATAGTCGCTAAAAATTGCAGTGGTATTCATAAAAAGCCGACTATTAAACAAATGGTTCCATCGGAGCGAACTTGTTGCATTTCCCCATGGAATTCTCATAGAAAATTCATCCTCTCTATTTTCAAATAAAAAAACATCTCGCCCGAAATATGCGCTTAAATAAAGTCGGTCTTTATCGGAAAATCGATAATTGACTTTTGCATTAAGATCGTAGAAAAAGTAGCCGGACCCTTTAAATTCCGATGTGTCGGCAATAAATG
This DNA window, taken from Bacteroidota bacterium, encodes the following:
- a CDS encoding TonB-dependent receptor, encoding MRKLIIFISFLMFALTVNSQAFTISGFVSEKSSGENMIGATVYIQELMKGTSTNSYGYYSISLEKGEFTIVASYLGFQDYSKKINLDKNLRLNISLDKISVEKEEVIVSGERLDKNIKSTEMSTIKMPVKEIELLPAIFGEVDILKTIQLLPGVQSSGEGSAGFYVRGGGPDQNLILLDEAVVYNASHLFGFFSVFNADAIKDVNLIKGGMPANYGGRLSSVLDISMKDGNSKTYHADGGIGLISSRLTLQGPIKKDTSSFIVSGRRTYIDILTQPFIADTSEFKGSGYFFYDLNAKVNYRFSDKDRLYLSAYFGRDVFLFENREDEFSMRIPWGNATSSLRWNHLFNSRLFMNTTAIFSDYQFSFDVIQEDFEMKLFSGITDYNLKVDFSYFPNINHNIKFGTNLIRHKFIPSSVSAKVGEVDYNSDERMKQYANDAAIYICDEFDLSDKLKINAGLRATYFQQVGPFDRYIKDDRGITTDSIHYDAGEEVVHYNHIEPRFSLRYSLDDNSSIKASFTQNYQYIHLATISSVSMPTDLWVPSSDIVVPQFGIQYAIGYFRNFHKNMFETSVEFYYKKLENQIEYKDGATPGDNVADNPDNNFTFGEGESYGMEVFLKKSLGKTTGWIGYTLSKTTRIFPELFDGKNFPAKYDRRHDLSIITTYKFNDKWTASAVFVYATGNTATLPIARYFIGGEIVNEYGDRNSYRMEPYHRLDLSISYFRKKKKNYQSSWNLSVYNVYSRHNPYFIYFDYEGEIETGSFVTEAKKVSLFPIIPSISWNFKF